GAAAAACTAAGAATTCCTGTGCAGTATGGTGGAGGTATGAGATACTTCGAGGACGCTTCAAAGTTTCTAAATTTAGGGGTAGAGAAGGTGATTCTGGGCACTATTGCCATTAAGAAGCCTGAGGTGTTGAGAAATCTTGAGGAGATGTATGGCAGGGAAAGGATTATAGTTGCTCTTGATTCGAGAGAGGGTTATGTGGTTATAAAGGGCTGGAAGGAGAGAACAGGTGTGAAGGCGGAGGAGCTGGCAGAGAATTTTAAAGAATTTGCTTATGAATTTCTTTTCACCAATGTGGATGTTGAGGGAAGGCTTGGAGGTATAGACGAGGAGATAATTAAAAAGGTTGTGAAAGCCACAGACGGGGCGGTTATTGTCTCCGGGGGTGTATCAACCATTGAGGATATCAGAAAAGTAAAGGCTCTGGGGGCAAAAGGTGTTGTGATAGGCTCGGCTCTATACACTGGAAAGATAGACTTTAAAGAGACACTGAAGCTTTAGAATACACCTGCAATTCTGGTGCCGCATTTCTTGCATTTTCCATTCTCAAAGTCTTTGATTTCAACATTGAAACCGATTCTCTTAATAAGAGGGGTACCACAGCCCGGGCAGTAAGTATTTTCACCCTCAAGCCCTGGTACATTACCTGTATATACATGCTTTAACCCTTCTTCAAGACCAATCTTTCTTGCGTTTACCAGACTTTCGGGAGTGGTTGACTCGACATTTAAAAGCTTGTATTCAGGACGAAATCCAGTTACATGCCATGGGATATTTTCGTCCACATCTTTTAGAAATCTGGCTATTGGTCTTACATCTTTATCATTATAGCCCGGGATTAAAAGTGTGGTCACCTCAATCCAGATTCCAAGTTCAATGTAGAGTTTGATGTTATCCAGCACAGGTTTGAGTTTTGCACCACATACCTTTCTGTAAAATTCCTCTGTAAAACCCTTGAGGTCTATATTTGCTGCATCCAGATAAGGTGAGATTTCTCTCAATGCGTCTTCACCGGTATAGCCATTGGTTACAAAGATATTCTTTATCCCCTCCTTATTTGCAAGCTTTGCTGTGTCGTAGGCATACTCATAGAATATTGTTGGCTCCGTGTAGGTATATGATATACTCTCGCACCTGTATTTTCTGGCAAGCTCAACAATTTCTTCCGGGCCCAGATTTATACCGGGGATTTCTTTTTTATCATGTGGCAATTGTGATATCTCCCAGTTCTGGCAGTGCAGACAGCGGAAGTTACAGCCAGCAGTTGCAAAGGAGAAGGAAGTGCTTCCGGGAAGAAAGTGAAAGAGAGGCTTCTTTTCGATAGGGTCAACATGGTAGGAAATAGCTTTGCCATATACTAAAGAGTAGAGCTTTCCATCTCTATTTTCCCTGACACCACATATCCCACGCTTATTTTCAGCAATTCTACATTCATGCCTGCAGAGGTGACACTTCACATCACCATTTATAGGGGAATAAAACATTGCCTCCCTCATAAATATTAATGTTACCTTCATAGAATAAATAATTATTGGGGAAAAGATATGATTCTCTTCAGAGAAGTTAGTAAGAACTTCGGGAAGCTTGAGGCTCTCAAGGATTTCAACCTGAACATTTCTGATGGAGAGCTATTTGCTCTGGTCGGGCCAAACGGTGCTGGAAAAACAACAACTCTGAGAATACTGATGGGCGCTCTCAGGCCAAGCAGCGGTGAGGTATTTGTGAAAGGAAAAAGCCTTCTGAGGGAGCCTATTGAGGCAAAAAGAATTATGGGGTATCTACCCGAGGAACCCAATCTCTATGAGAGGATGACTCCAAGGGAATACTTAAGATTTTTTTCTGACCTGTATGGTGCGGGTCGTGAGAGAATAGATTATCTACTGGAACAGATGGGCATGATAGAAAAGGCGGATATTAAAATCTCGACCTTTTCGAAGGGTATGAGGCAGCGTATTGCAATATCAAGGGCTCTTCTCCATGACCCCGAGATTATTGTTCTTGATGAACCAACCATGGGCCTTGACCCAATAACAGCAAGGGAACTCAGGGAGTTTATAGCAGAGCAGAAAGGAAGGAAGACTGTGCTTCTCTGCACACACTATCTTTTTGAGGCAGAACTTCTGGCTGACAGGGTTGGAATACTGAATAATGGCAGGCTGGTTGCCATTGGCACTCCTGATGAACTCAGAGAGGAGAGCGGGAAGGATAATCTTGAGGATATATTTTTCTACTTTGTAAGGGGCGGCTCATGAGGTCTATTGTAATAGCAAGGA
This DNA window, taken from archaeon BMS3Bbin15, encodes the following:
- the hisA_2 gene encoding 1-(5-phosphoribosyl)-5-[(5-phosphoribosylamino) methylideneamino] imidazole-4-carboxamide isomerase; protein product: MGFLVIPALDLKDRKCVQLRGGDPEKKLVELDDPLEIAKRWERLGAERLHLIDLDGAIEENRVNEDIVIKIIEKLRIPVQYGGGMRYFEDASKFLNLGVEKVILGTIAIKKPEVLRNLEEMYGRERIIVALDSREGYVVIKGWKERTGVKAEELAENFKEFAYEFLFTNVDVEGRLGGIDEEIIKKVVKATDGAVIVSGGVSTIEDIRKVKALGAKGVVIGSALYTGKIDFKETLKL
- the pflA gene encoding pyruvate formate-lyase 1-activating enzyme, which codes for MFYSPINGDVKCHLCRHECRIAENKRGICGVRENRDGKLYSLVYGKAISYHVDPIEKKPLFHFLPGSTSFSFATAGCNFRCLHCQNWEISQLPHDKKEIPGINLGPEEIVELARKYRCESISYTYTEPTIFYEYAYDTAKLANKEGIKNIFVTNGYTGEDALREISPYLDAANIDLKGFTEEFYRKVCGAKLKPVLDNIKLYIELGIWIEVTTLLIPGYNDKDVRPIARFLKDVDENIPWHVTGFRPEYKLLNVESTTPESLVNARKIGLEEGLKHVYTGNVPGLEGENTYCPGCGTPLIKRIGFNVEIKDFENGKCKKCGTRIAGVF
- the ybhF_2 gene encoding putative ABC transporter ATP-binding protein YbhF; its protein translation is MILFREVSKNFGKLEALKDFNLNISDGELFALVGPNGAGKTTTLRILMGALRPSSGEVFVKGKSLLREPIEAKRIMGYLPEEPNLYERMTPREYLRFFSDLYGAGRERIDYLLEQMGMIEKADIKISTFSKGMRQRIAISRALLHDPEIIVLDEPTMGLDPITARELREFIAEQKGRKTVLLCTHYLFEAELLADRVGILNNGRLVAIGTPDELREESGKDNLEDIFFYFVRGGS